A stretch of DNA from Glycine max cultivar Williams 82 chromosome 18, Glycine_max_v4.0, whole genome shotgun sequence:
GGCAAGTTTGGGTGTATgcgagaaaaagagagggttttgggagaacAAATTTGGGAGAAAGAGAGAACTTAGAAACATATCATGGATGTAAAAACTAACTGACCTACTATGTCTTTATTTATAACTAAGGTACTttgagcctattatttactctatttttctttattttattattttataaaaggaactctattttactctttcattaaACAAATAAACGATTAAAACatccatttattttctaaaacatcattttactctatctattttttaatactatgaaacccttattttaatttacaaaaccattttctctcatttatttaatttctaaaagctattaatttttaaataaaactatttttatttaatttacaaaaaataaggTGTTACAATTTTCAACATAAAGATGATCATATtccatacaaaaaaaattgttttactatgagagaatttttttttacatttaattaaaaaaattatttttactttatttcctattttaaaaatttcgtataaaaaacaattaagaaatAGCATAAAGCAAAGTGAAAAACAAGATGAtgcttttataattaaaaatgaaaatagaaaataaaaacaaaaagcatGCTTTTAGTCCAAATGGCCCTTAAAATTTTCAACTTCTCATTACATACTTCACCAATGAATTAATAGGAATTCTATTTCGTGTGCTTTGTttgattacacaatattttctatttctaaaaAACGTAAGGATTTAATTGTAAGGTGAGACTCGAGCTCCACATCGAAAGTAAGATTTTAGTGCAAAGTTTAGAAGACTTTGAGCTCCCCAACTACAATGCCTAATTTTTGTAGTGTTGTTATCTCAAGACTTTTATCCATCGGTATCGGAGCTTTAGAGTTTCTCAACTACAAATGTGTAGCGAGTGGTGGCACCTAGTACGAAGCGTGATGGAATATTAGAATCCAATAGTAACGTATGGGCTTGAACACCACATTTAAAATATGGGATTCTATTCcaagatttataaaataaagttttgggTTTGGCCCCTCCACCACCAACAACAAACTTTTGCGGTGAGTTTTccaatattctttaaaaaaatggtttctCATTCtgcactttttgttttattacatTAGAAATTAGAATTGATAATACCATGCTACAGCCTACATACCAGACTTCAGgcattttattgtaaatttattatgttaaactTATTTGTCATTTTGCCTAACTCTTGGAACTTAAAATGatttccttgttttttttttaatttaccctTAAACCGTTGATGTGTTTAACATTGCAAGTGATAAGAACACAAATAATAAAAGCAGTGACTTCCTATTccatttaaaaacaaaaggctGATCTCGGTAGCATTCTAATATGGCAAAATTCTGTACAGCATGTCTGATAACTCTGACTCCTTAGAACATAAAATTTGCATGCAAAATGTCCGTGTGGAAAAAAAGTTGTTCAAAAACACATATTGCGGAATAAAATgatctattttgtatttaaattatattatatacagatgacatattaaaaaatgtacttATTGATGAGTtcttgaagtaaaaaaaaataaattcttcaaTAGTACGAAGACGCTACGTGTATCCACACTGAGACTGACCTCTATTCGTCAACAACGTTGACAAgtggaaaaaataagaatagagaAGTTATATTGGGATAAGTCCCACATGCAGTCTAAGGCTCTCTATCTATAGCACACTAATGATACCAAATTtctgattaaatcaaaatcattattgatagtattattttttaagctatattatttcttgttaccttttattgctaactatttagcaattaaaattgaaataataattgatcaaGTCAAATTCGTATCTAGCCGCCTTTTCAACCCAAATTCTAAATATAAATCATACatatttgtttctcttctttcaccaaatctttcatattatttatattttcagtactagcaaaaatataataatatcccaccttttgaaatcaattaatcatttgatcatattaaattctctaatttaattaatcatcaaatattaaaataatttctttaacagaAATTAGAACATTCGTTTGTGTGTGACCTCGTAGGTTCAATACTAAGCCAGTAATAtatcaatcaaattaatatactaatcaagGTAAGCGTCTAGCAACACTCCTTAACGTCCGGATAATATGAAGAAacattttactttcaaaaaccattagaagagtagtGTAATAATTTCTTTCATCTTTAAAGCTCTGGGTTAACTCGAGCATAGTATTACTGTCAAATCCTTTTGAGTTAACtcataatgacttaagaaactcatttcttctttcatttaattttcctggtcaggatataattttatttatagagcTCAAATTCATTATCAAGAGTTGATGAATTTCtttttgattaatcattaattctacatgcatttaatcatatccaatattCATTCAACAAGTGTTCTAAAACATTAGGTGTCCAgaatcaaaatacaacaaataacctATTAATTACGAAGACAATCTCAAGTCAAAGAAAACTATTATACCTTttcttgagaattttctattgacagtttatgataaattttaaccattagaaaattttaattgagtcagttcaataatcacatcaacatgtgactcatctatatatgcaaattaataaatgaaatttattaatatttatctaataaatactatcacatatatattaatctattcGGATTATTGATATCCTATTTACAATAATCATATGATCAAGAAcagtttagattaaaattagaacaaacttatttttcattatcataatctctattataataacacgtctttaattttaatcaaggacaTTATCAAATGGATCATTTGGTCAAATAGTGaaatatgacaatgaaaataaaataatactttattattaaaattagaattgattacCTGATGACTTGAATCGTggatatacatatttattccCAATAGCacattcaaaatccaaaatcCATTTCTTTCTAAAACTCAAAACATCTATGATAGCTGGTAGCTTCAAAGATACCTGTATAATAAACTCTGCTCTTTAATTTATAGCGAAGTGGCTTGGAAATATTCCACTAACTCTACAATTTCCACTTTATGATCTCCATTGAAATGCTTTTCTTTTGCTAAAACTGCAGTCCCATGATCTGAACTATGACTATGCAGGTTTGTTTTGCTTGTACGAGCCTTGCGGCAAGGGCTGAAAGCATCTATGTGTGGCAGgatatctttctttttctgtctcctcTGTACGTGCAAGAATTCATTTCCCAGAGACTCCAATGCTTTAACCGTCAATGGTCTATTTCTTGTGCTCTGTCTCCTAGGATTTGTATTAGGCTGCTCTTCCATAGAACCAACATCACAAGAGGCTTTTTGTGGCTTCTCAACTACCCCCTGAGTATCAGTTGACAAACATGGATCATTTGCTTTTTCGCACAGCCCATCTTCCTCCACTGTCGCCACCATTTCACCATCTTCGGACTTCAATGGAACCTGGGGTGTGCTGAAGGTGACCGCTGACTGTGATTCACATTTCTCGACTTTAAAACAAGAATTGCTCCTGGATTGACAAATTTCATTGAGAATGATTTCCTCGTTATTCACTTCCACACTTCTATCAGCTAGATAGGCAATCGAACTTCCATTCGGCTGAGAACTAACTGAATCACAAACAATTTGGTGGGAATCTGGAAATCTCGATGACTGAGAGAATGCCACTTTTTTAGATTCCAAGCCTCCTGATGAATTCTCAATGGCGCGGCTTGTCTCTGCCTTGGCACAAGCAGTCAATCTTCTCCTTTTAATGGGAAGAACCATAGGATTACCATGATCTGATCTTGCCCTCCGACAGAATTGATGCTTTATAGTCCTCTTTATCTGATTATCATCAGTCACACAGGTCTtctgatttttctggctttctACCATTTTGTTTGCATTATTATCTGGCTTACTAATATTCCTTTTCTCACGTGTCATCATGCTTGGTGAATCTTCATCAAAGGAGCTATCCTTACTTTCTCTTGGGAGAACAGTCATCTTATAAGCATGTCCTAATTCAACCGGAAGACATCTCACTTCTCTCACCTTCGATAATTTTCCTTCATAAAGCATACTGGTATCAATAACTGTCATCTTTTTATCGACGTTTTCAGCCATATCCTTGCCATGGTTTACTTTCCTTGTAAGTTTGGCCCCTTTATTTGTTATACCAGCAGCATTTCCCTCAACTCTACCCACTGACTTAACAGGTGCAGATTTAATTTCCATTAAATCAGATGACTTCCCTCTGTGCACCAAACTGGTATCAATAACCATGAATTTTATATGATCTGTAGTAGAAGCTCGGGGCTTGAGGTAACATTGATGACGATAATCAGATTGGTCATCCTTACTCAATCCCTTTTCTGGCTCTTCATCATTGCAGCTACCAACTTTAGTCTCTTCTTCAAGCTCAAGAAGATTAGGTTCAGCTACTACTTTGCTCAAGACATCACTAACAGAATCAAAGTAATGATCACCCTTCACAAGTTTTCTCTTCAAAAACTTCTTAACACCAGGGATAAGAAAAACCAGATATTCTTTGGAGTGGACATAGCATTGATTCTTTGGTTGTTCAGAGTGCCAACCTCTTGCCAGTAAGCGGGGCCAAACAGCTTCCCAGAAGAGATCATTACTTTTGGCTTTGCTAAGTCGCAATCCTCCTGTCAAATATTTGATTATATCATTTGGTCCAAGAGAAGACCAAGCTTTACAAGTTGGTACTGGAAACACCCGATTGTTCTTCCCAAGTTCCACGGCAAGGCTTGTAaggttttccttttcctttccaATACCTACTGCTTCTACAAGAACGCCAAGTCCAACAGTAGACTTCATAGATAAAATGTATTCTTCTAGAGAAGTTCTGCCCTCCACATATGACTGACAAACCTGATTATATAGATAAAATCAATGTGAGACTGAAGCATGTAAATGGTACAACTATAATGATAAGAAAATTACCATTGGCAACAAAAGTTCAAATAATCATTGGTACATCACAATAGCATAATATTAATAACTCAATCAGCTATTCCACCTTAATTACCATTGTATCTATACTCTAAAAAGCATGTCATATTAACAAAGTAAGATACTCTGTAAATAGTAAAGCTTTAAAGCATGTCATATTAACAAAGTAAGATACTCTGTAAATAATAAAGCTTTCACTTTCCAACATCAAATGGACTAGGGAAAAACAAGCTAAGTATTGTTTGAAACCCATAAACAGAATGCATTAGTTAATTCCAAAAGATATCGAGTCCTTTAATGCTTATAGCTCCTATTCTTCTACATGGTAAAAACAACCATAAAAAATGGACTGACAATCATTATATAtacaaaacacaacaaaaaccaGATTATCATTAAACCAAATTATTACTGCCTTATAAAAAATCATGCCACTTCAAGAAAGAATTTAAaggatatatattaaaattacagggggaaaataaaaattgaaacttacAAAGGACTATATCAGAGAAGCgacacatgaaaataaaataaattttgaaatcctAGACTGCAGTGATACAGGGTAAGCCAATCATCAGGCAATTGAAATATACTTCTTGTAATTCATTAACAACAATGGATATGAGATGACACAGTTGATACCTGCAACAAAGTATCTTTAGATTCTTCTGAGACATGGGGAATCAAGCGAGACAATAGTTCATGCTGCCTCTGTCCAGTAAGAAGTTTCTGTCCTACAATACATTTTCTCCCTTTTATCTTTCTGCAGTCTGACCATCTATGATATTCTTCAGATTTGTAAAACTTTCCATAGTAAAATGACAGTATTTCCCCCATCCCTTTGTtctctaagaatttttttatcttaataaaaCTCTTcccaaaaataaacaaaccaAGGAGAAAACTTTTTGCATCAGCTTCACTCCAGGAGTTACTCAATATGCCAGGAAACAATACATAATTTTTGCTTTTACCCGGTTGACCTGAAGATTCATTTCCTGTCATCACAAACCGAAATGCAATTAGTTTCAATTCTTCCTCGCTGTCTGATATAatgttctttttaaaattagtttcttTTGCAAGTTCAATTGCATTGATCATACCATCAACGTCTGCAAGATTTCCTCCACATCTACTATCCTCCACTGCATTATGCATCCATGTGACTGAGATAGGCAAACCAATTACAAAGGAAAGCGAGTTATCACACATAACTTCTGAATCAGCAGTATTCATAAGAAGTCGAAGCCGTTCTGATTCTTTTATGATATCAAGGACCTCCACCTGGTATTCTTCACCAACTCGAGGATCCAACTGCGGCGCTCCAACTACGTCACTTATATCAGGCGAACCTGGAGGACTATTAGATGCAAGCTCCATGGAAGCatcattataattttgctgAATTGACTCCATCTGCCAAGCAACACAGGACAATAAACCTAATAACTATAAACTCAGACCAAACCTTAAGAACCATTATAAAGGAAATGTAGCTTAGGTAACACCATCAAGAAGCATACTTCAAACTTCAAACATGGGTTACAAACTGCAACTTGGCATAAAAGTAATGTACAGAGTTACTCACCAACCACTCATATTTACCAGGCCACACTTGTCATACTCATCCACTTCTTTGTTTAGAAAAAATTAACCACAAACTCAGAATTATTCATCAATAAAAGAGTACAAGTAACAAGAGAAACTTTTGGGATTGTCCAGTAATTCCAAAAGGATCACAATAACTAAAGCAATCTGTTTCTATACCAATCAAATTAGAAACCACAATTGCCAAGACAATAAAGCATCAAAATCCTCAACATGGACACCTACTTAAACCACTCACAAGAAGGAAAACTTTTGAACTACTCAAAGACAGCATTTTTCAGTGGCCGACACAGATTCAAAACAATTACACTTTACACCATTCAGTTacaaatatgcatgtatgtggcCTCAGAgggtaaaaagtaaaataaaaacccTTTGAGGAAAACAATATAACCAAGCAATAGGAAGAAAATCAACCCCACCCAGATCCACTTGTATGCAAGTTCATAACTTCATATCATAAACAAAGCGCTGGCAGATTAATACATAGCATAACATAACAAACCACCGACCAAGACGTGTAACCGAAGAAGACAGAAAACAAGTGCAATAGTGCATTCACTTACACCAAAAGATTGAGTACACCCACATAATGCTAACATTTAATCGAAACATTAAGgacccaaaagaaaaaatattttcaactatCTTCCTCTCGATCCTACATATGTTATCATACACGCATGGAACAAGATGATAACAGAGAAACATGACGTCTGTGTCAAATGCTAACGGTTGAAATTTGAAACACAAAGCATCAGGGAACCACAAAGCGTGAGAAGAAGAAACTAACAAAAGGGTGTTCATATCTGATATCTATATGtaaaataagtatataaatACATGTGTTGTGAAAGTTGAGAGAGGATGAAAGACGTTAACGTGGAAGGAGaagaagggagagagagagaacctgGTGGTGTCAATGGGTGAAGTGAAGTGAAGAAGGAAAGTGAAATGGCATGAACACCAACGAAACAGAATGACACTACTAATGTGACTCGGCGAGTTGGTGAGTGAGCCCGAGTTGAGGAATGGGTGAGTGAGTGTTGTTGACGACGTGGTGTGCTTCATCCAAAATTGAAACTTGGGAGGCTTACTACACAAATTGTCTGAAATTTATGTGCATAATTAAGATTGTAGTGAAAAAATAGTTATCTTTTTCTTAAAGATGAACTCTTACCAATTGATTACACATTGAAGttaaaaatatcttatcttttaggTTCTTGTATTTAACACAAGTAGATGAGTTATTGCAACAATGCTATATCAATATTTAAGttggatttaaaattaaaaaaaaatattacatttattttaaaataggtatcgcatttaagaaaaatattattttaaaataaatatcatatttaaatttttaatgtaatattaattgatttttcactaatatttttaatatgtgtcattttaattttttgaatgtaatattaatactaaggttaattttgtaaaattattattcttttttatttatttattacttgttcttagtatttgtaaaataacttaaaacgataattgttttaattaaaaacttttgagaaattttttacattaaaattattttaaaaattaactaaaaaagttACTTGAAAGTTAACTTTTGAATTAgagataattaataaaattcaactaTTTTTGCTATATTGATCAAATTAACCATTGAAGCTAAAAAGtatataatcatataaaatgacatgtttatatgatttttatattcatagataaaaatatatttttagataattctaattttagaattattaattagttttaagcccgagttttttttggtttacaaatcaaatatgtaattaatgattaaaaataaaaataaaaataaaaactaataataaaaatgtaataattcaaaaatatatatttaacatccttaaaattatattgatttaattGCACGTTTAGTCGGTCAAGTATTGCAATTTTGCAATTTTGGTTCCTTGGATTCCTATTGTATCAATCTAAGGATtgtaattttgtgattttaatcatttctcaatcatcaaacatttaATGCAATCTGCTACCGTTACATACAAGAATGAAGTGGCATTAACAATTGACACGTgacattataaacaaaaatgaggTGGCATTCACTAATGAAGTGTCACATGaagttatagaaaaaaaaaaattcatataaaatgtTGTAATTGGATTCAAACTTATGTCCCACCAGTCCAATAATCTTAATTAAAACACTAAATTAACATCATTCTTATTATGATACAGTTGACCTTAAAGtcaaatgttaattttaatgtaatatattaatattattgtatcatttttgtaaattattgaCATAATAATTATGTGAggattaaataaagtaaaaaataaaaaaaaattagtaagagTTGACCTcataactttttattaaaagacAAAGTAATAAACTACTAAAGCACTtgttttatttagttaattttataactaCTATTTCAGATCTATCATTAATCAagagttattatttatttttaattataaaaattataaattaaattaaaatattaaatatttaatttcacaagtattttttgttataaaattttatttttatataaactaataaattattattattatatatatatatatataactattttattataattttgaaaaaaaattacataaactaatatgtaggttatttaaaatatatatatatatatatatatatatatatatatatatattatgtaatctatacaaattacaaaaatttaaaataatattaaaacaatctaaaaattaaaaattgaaattttattactttttataaaaaaaattaattatttatatataaagataaatttatatattttttataaattaaattaaataatttatataaataatttacatattaatttatgaaattttcttaatttatataattggtattaaaaaaattatttacaatattttttatagttaaaatgaaaatattaacatataagtttcctaaaaaaataaatattaaaatttattaatttatataattagaataaacataatttacatattaaaataaatttacaaaatttgtatAACTTACCTATTAATTGatgtaattatattgatttatataattacagtaaaaataatatgtatattaaaatcaatgaacaaaataattatgtaaataatttatatattaatttatgaaatttaattataaattggtcaaattaaaataaagtatgtaaactgttgaaaataaaaatatataaaattatataaaataaaattaaatagatttatatattaaattttttatttataaatttctataattcaaaaaaaaaactaataactctTGACTAATGATGCATACAAAATagtgtttataaaattaactaaataaagTAAGTGGCTTAATGATTTATTAtcttatctttgaataaaaggtcatgaGTTTAACttctattaagatttttttttcattttatttaatccaATAGTACACTTCAAAGTCAATATTTGACTTTGGATGGTCAACTAACAGAAGGACTAAaatcacttattttaaaaattaaaagaactaaatgtcttgatttagaaataaagggaccaaaatcacaaatttgtaattatagaaggaccaaaattacaatatagcctataatatatatatatatatatagagagagagagagagagagagagagagagagagagaacataCTGTATGAAAATGATCATCTTATGTGAGAATGTGAATAACTAATCTCAAccgttaaattaaaatgaaaggtcAAGATTAAagcattttaaattcaaattaaaacttcatttaaccataaaatctccaTAAGATTtaccaaacaaaaattaaatatcttaataatttaatttatgtcaaGATCGTTATCACAACCACCGCCATCGTTGCCATCACCACCATTATGATCGTGGTCATGACCACCATCATCACCACCAACATGAATGTCATCGTTGCCATTGTCCATAACTATACTAACATAATTTTGGAATACATGATCTGGAAATCATATAATATAGTTCCAGattcattaatttcatgcatattGTGTTTTGGATTATCCAATCTAGAATTCATTGGTATTTAGCACTTTCCGTTATATTG
This window harbors:
- the LOC102662535 gene encoding uncharacterized protein, with protein sequence MESIQQNYNDASMELASNSPPGSPDISDVVGAPQLDPRVGEEYQVEVLDIIKESERLRLLMNTADSEVMCDNSLSFVIGLPISVTWMHNAVEDSRCGGNLADVDGNESSGQPGKSKNYVLFPGILSNSWSEADAKSFLLGLFIFGKSFIKIKKFLENKGMGEILSFYYGKFYKSEEYHRWSDCRKIKGRKCIVGQKLLTGQRQHELLSRLIPHVSEESKDTLLQVCQSYVEGRTSLEEYILSMKSTVGLGVLVEAVGIGKEKENLTSLAVELGKNNRVFPVPTCKAWSSLGPNDIIKYLTGGLRLSKAKSNDLFWEAVWPRLLARGWHSEQPKNQCYVHSKEYLVFLIPGVKKFLKRKLVKGDHYFDSVSDVLSKVVAEPNLLELEEETKVGSCNDEEPEKGLSKDDQSDYRHQCYLKPRASTTDHIKFMVIDTSLVHRGKSSDLMEIKSAPVKSVGRVEGNAAGITNKGAKLTRKVNHGKDMAENVDKKMTVIDTSMLYEGKLSKVREVRCLPVELGHAYKMTVLPRESKDSSFDEDSPSMMTREKRNISKPDNNANKMVESQKNQKTCVTDDNQIKRTIKHQFCRRARSDHGNPMVLPIKRRRLTACAKAETSRAIENSSGGLESKKVAFSQSSRFPDSHQIVCDSVSSQPNGSSIAYLADRSVEVNNEEIILNEICQSRSNSCFKVEKCESQSAVTFSTPQVPLKSEDGEMVATVEEDGLCEKANDPCLSTDTQGVVEKPQKASCDVGSMEEQPNTNPRRQSTRNRPLTVKALESLGNEFLHVQRRQKKKDILPHIDAFSPCRKARTSKTNLHSHSSDHGTAVLAKEKHFNGDHKVEIVELVEYFQATSL